One genomic window of Armigeres subalbatus isolate Guangzhou_Male unplaced genomic scaffold, GZ_Asu_2 Contig561, whole genome shotgun sequence includes the following:
- the LOC134204401 gene encoding MAM and LDL-receptor class A domain-containing protein 2-like, with product MIAHLSEVSIYAVALCLALELSLVTGQVQYRLTPFRSGRPMKQPQLKSGPECPTPYFPNGVAKARQRNKMIRFTCASGFTLVGNMYSMCEKGRWDALIPICIRSGCPDLALVDNGQISYEYGQAAGMLFCSSGFQVAGPSKTYCNGSHWDRPLGNCRETGLGVATSCDFEASDLCGWMNEATHDFDWKRSDGIVSPKALKTGPKHDHTTGTSLAGHFMMVDSVVQFTNETARLISPIYPANYSTNACVLFYYHMYGDGVGTLSVYVRPVSQQLDNIRTKDAIFTVKGNQRNVWNEGYANVKQYSEEFQIVIEASLGMKAKSDIAIDDVSLLNGDDCRPMPDSEDGDVNAEVLPPEVPGEDNVFKLGSCENRCGVNVSSVITIPDTGVNFVQCDCFEGCVDSKTCCPDYAERCVFNETVFASSTTISTSTKMTSPTSTTGRTVPTTTTVTSTVTTTIATTPSTTKSTTTTAKPTTTPTTPATTSTTTQRTTVTSTARSTSLTINKTTETTKLSSTTTKTYNLRPRQSTTIKPVILPMVRTRKPTTTSTTTTESTTTTEEVVLKLIARYSDDATLEIGDSKPNLARLFLFSGIGVISFGCVVLLIVLHIRRNTGSNVLNRLKQKSMKNKFGSNEVFEDVRFLAADEHLDFSVPDDDVEEAAEGVEGNDDVEKKPNKRGKK from the exons ATGATTGCTCACTTATCAGAGGTTTCGATCTATGCGGTGGCGCTATGCTTGGCACTGGAACTTTCCTTGGTCACCGGACAGGTCCAGTATCGGC TCACGCCGTTTCGTTCGGGTCGACCAATGAAGCAACCGCAACTTAAAAGCGGCCCAGAGTGTCCAACGCCATATTTTCCAAACGGGGTGGCCAAAGCGCGCCAACGGAATAAGATGATCCGGTTCACGTGTGCCAGTGGATTCACTTTAGTTGGAAACATGTATTCCATGTGCGAGAAAGGGCGTTGGGATGCTTTAATACCGATCTGCATAA gaTCGGGATGTCCAGATCTGGCACTTGTGGATAATGGACAGATTTCTTACGAATACGGACAAGCGGCAGGAATGTTGTTTTGTAGCAGTGGCTTTCAGGTGGCTGGTCCTTCGAAGACTTATTGCAATGGATCTCACTGGGATCGCCCGTTGGGGAATTGTCGCGAGACAGGCTTGGGTGTCGCAACCAGTTGCGATTTTGAGGCATCCGATCTCTGTGGTTGGATGAACGAGGCTACGCATGATTTCGATTGGAAGCGAAGTGATGGCATTGTATCCCCAAAAGCATTGAAGACTGGACCGAAGCATGATCATACGACTGGAACTTCGTTGGCTG GACACTTCATGATGGTAGACTCTGTAGTGCAGTTTACAAACGAAACGGCACGTTTGATATCACCGATCTATCCTGCAAACTATAGCACGAACGcatgtgttttgttttattatcatATGTATGGGGATGGCGTTGGAACGCTTTCCGTGTACGTAAGACCAGTATCCCAACAATTAGACAACATTCGCACCAAAGATGCCATCTTCACTGTGAAGGGTAACCAACGTAACGTGTGGAACGAAGGTTATGCCAACGTAAAGCaatattctgaagaattccaaATAGTGATAGAGGCGTCATTGGGTATGAAAGCCAAGAGTGACATAGCAATTGATGATGTCAGTTTGCTGAATGGCGATGACTGTCGTCCGATGCCCGATAGTGAAGATGGTGACGTTAATGCAGAAGTGCTCCCCCCGGAAGTCCCTGGCGAAGATAATGTATTCAAACTTGGCTCATGTGAAAACCGTTGTGGTGTGAATGTTTCGTCGGTTATCACCATTCCTGACACAGGTGTAAATTTTGTACAATGTGATTGTTTTGAAGGTTGTGTTGATTCTAAAACATGCTGCCCAGACTACGCAGAACGATGCGTTTTCAACGAAACTGTCTTCGCGAGCTCCACCACAATATCTACGAGTACTAAGATGACCTCGCCAACATCAACTACCGGGAGGACGGTTCCAACAACAACGACAGTAACATCAACTGTTACCACAACAATTGCTACCACTCCATCCACAACTAAATCTACCACTACAACCGCAAAACCTACCACTACTCCAACGACTCCAGCCACTACATCGACTACTACCCAACGGACAACTGTAACTTCTACAGCTCGATCTACCTCActaacaattaacaaaactaCAGAAACAACAAAGCTATCTTCTACGACAACTAAAACTTACAATCTTAGGCCTAGACAGTCAACTACAATCAAGCCGGTCATTCTGCCTATGGTTCGCACACGTAAACCCACCACAACTTCAACCACTACAACAGAGTCTACAACAACCACAGAAGAGGTCGTTCTAAAGCTAATAGCTCGCTATAGTGACGACGCGACGCTGGAGATTGGCGATTCCAAGCCGAATTTAGCTCGCCTTTTCCTTTTCTCTGGGATCGGCGTTATCTCCTTTGGATGCGTCGTCCTGCTGATAGTGTTACACATCCGGCGTAACACCGGTTCGAACGTGCTGAACCGCTTGAAGCAAAAATCGATGAAGAACAAATTCGGCAGTAACGAAGTCTTCGAGGATGTGCGCTTCTTGGCTGCTGACGAACATTTGGACTTCAGTGTTCCGGACGATGATGTGGAAGAAGCCGCCGAAGGCGTCGAAGGAAACGATGACGTAGAGAAAAAACCCAACAAGAGAGGGAAGAAATAG
- the LOC134204402 gene encoding MAM and LDL-receptor class A domain-containing protein 2-like produces MITSRLLETFILVFLTLTVEITADINFRRSRYSPVLRNIYSNICPKPEFVNGLIRMRLRGKYLRFECDADFTLVGSSLLLCKNGKWNSPVPICVKSGCVDLAAVDNGFILYENEKAAATLFCDGGYKLAGSMYSYCNGSSWDRLLGSCRPTGMAVAVSCDFEVDDLCGWENEATHSVDWERSSGVASRRALKTGPKHDHTTGEPLNGHFMMVDSSQQNPNSTARLISPIYNRNYSTVASFRFFYHMFGDVGTLAVYVKPLILSLREMLKQTAQFSVSGNQGNAWIEGCLDVEQQNESFQFVIQASLGMRYRSDIAIDDVQLLNGSGCNTNDTILETITESDDDIIRIDSCVGRCGKNMSDSSGENNQNVIHCGCNNDCNDDNPCCPDYAEICVFDGSTVAEEDVNLETDMLGWDTQQNSKVTDSTSIVLGVLGTVFFLSSIIMAVICFCQVSRFQVLSVIRRWRSNHPEDAYTMAEDVHFLSANDTLSDFSEDFGSSVTVRSS; encoded by the exons ATGATCACTAGTCGTTTATTGGAAACGTTTATCTTGGTGTTTTTGACGTTGACTGTGGAAATTACCGCTGATATTAATT tTAGACGAAGTCGTTACAGTCCAGTTCTGCGAAATATTTACAGCAATATCTGCCCGAAACCAGAGTTTGTCAATGGCCTCATACGGATGCGGCTTCGAGGAAAATATCTACGGTTTGAGTGTGATGCTGATTTTACACTTGTAGGGTCGAGTCTTCTTTTGTGTAAGAATGGGAAATGGAATTCACCAGTCCCTATTTGTGTCA AGTCGGGTTGCGTCGATCTAGCCGCGGTGGATAATGGCTTCATATTATATGAGAATGAAAAAGCAGCGGCAACACTGTTTTGCGACGGCGGATACAAGTTGGCAGGATCAATGTACAGTTACTGCAATGGATCTTCGTGGGATCGTTTGCTGGGTAGTTGCCGTCCAACGGGAATGGCAGTAGCTGTGTCATGCGATTTTGAAGTGGACGACCTATGCGGATGGGAGAACGAGGCAACGCATAGCGTAGATTGGGAAAGAAGTTCTGGAGTTGCGTCACGACGTGCACTAAAAACTGGCCCAAAACACGATCACACAACGGGAGAGCCTTTGAATGGTCATTTCATGATGGTGGACTCATCGCAGCAAAATCCAAACTCAACGGCACGTCTAATATCTCCGATCTACAACAGAAATTACAGTACGGTTGCAAGCTTCCGATTCTTTTATCACATGTTCGGTGACGTAGGCACGCTAGCCGTTTATGTGAAGCCCCTCATTTTGAGTTTGAGAGAGATGTTGAAGCAAACTGCTCAATTCTCAGTAAGTGGTAACCAAGGCAACGCGTGGATCGAAGGTTGCTTGGATGTGGAGCAGCAGAACGAGAGCTTTCAGTTTGTTATTCAAGCATCGTTAGGAATGCGTTACAGAAGTGATATTGCAATTGATGACGTTCAACTGCTCAATGGAAGTGGTTGCAATACTAACGATACCATTTTGGAAACAATCACTGAAAGTGATGATGATATTATTCGAATAGATTCGTGCGTTGGTCGTTGTGGTAAAAACATGTCAGATTCCAGTGGCGAAAATAATCAAAACGTAATTCATTGTGGCTGTAATAACGATTGCAATGACGATAACCCTTGCTGCCCTGACTATGCGGAGATTTGTGTTTTTGACGGGTCAACTGTAGCTGAAGAGGATGTG AACCTGGAAACTGACATGTTGGGGTGGGATACTCAACAAAATTCTAAGGTCACGGACTCCACATCGATTGTTTTGGGTGTATTGGGAACAGTATTTTTTCTTTCGAGCATAATCATGGCTGTTATATGTTTTTGTCAAGTTTCCAGATTTCAGGTTTTAAGTGTGATCAGAAGATGGCGATCGAATCATCCAGAAGATGCCTATACTATGGCCGAAGATGTTCATTTTTTGTCGGCAAATGACACACTCAGTGATTTCTCTGAAGATTTTGGAAGCTCTGTTACTGTAAGATCATCATAG